One stretch of Prunus persica cultivar Lovell chromosome G1, Prunus_persica_NCBIv2, whole genome shotgun sequence DNA includes these proteins:
- the LOC109946426 gene encoding uncharacterized protein LOC109946426 has product MGDREADVPTPITRADLDAQNRLIDNLTNQFGEMRELLLQALGGNNRREGRDNERRDGERRDNRRQLNPDSESESEEELEEPPPPANNPRHHNRNYENFGDYRIKAEIPNFWGNLKIEDFLDWLVEVERFFDIMEVPEHKMVKMVAFRLKATAAVWWDQLQNLRQRQGKQRVRTWRKMKSLMMERFLPTDYEQILYRMYLGCAQGTRSVSEYTEEFMRLAERNHLTETDNQKVARYNNGLKISIQEKIGMQNIWTLQEAINMALKAKLLEKEKRQPNFRRNATEASDYTAGASSGAGDKGKAQQQSSGGMTKPTTVGQNKNFNEGSSRNYNRGQPRNQSQNPYAKPMTDICYRCQKPGHRSNVCPERKQVNFIEEADEDEENDEVGENDYAGAEFAVEEGMEKITLVLQRVLLAPKEEGQRHNIFRSLCSIKNKVCDVIVDNGSCENFVSKKLVEYLQLSTEPHVSPYSLGWVKKGSSVRVAETCRVPLSIGKHYRDDVLCDVIDMDACHILLGRPWQFDVDATFKGRDNVILFSWNNRKIAMATTQPSKPSGLLKLGRGGGDIPQDVQQILSQFQELFSENLPNELPPMRDIQHRIDLVPGASLPNLPHYRMSPKENDILREQIEELLRKGFIRESLSPCAVPVLLVPKKDKTWRMCVDSRAINKITVKYRFPIPRLENMLDVLSGSKVFSKIDLRSGYHQIRIRPGDEWKTAFKSKDGLFEWLVMPFGLSNAPSTFMRLMNQVLRPFIGSFVVVYFDDILIYSTTKEEHLVHLRQVLDVLRENKLFVNLKKCTFCTNKLLFLGFVVGENGIQVDDEKIKAILDWPAPKTVSEKGRFNWGEEQERSFAEIKEKLCTAPVLALPNFEKVFEVECDASGVGVGAVLSQDKRPVAFFSEKLSDARQKWSTYDQEFYAVVRALKQWKHYLIQKEFVLFTDHQALKYINSQKNIDKMHARWVTFLQKFSFVIKEKLIRDLHGGGLSVHSATGKSPFSIVYTAMPNHVVDLVKLPRGQQTSVAAKKFVKQKLEQTNAKYKAAADKHRRVKVFQEGDSVMIFLRKERFPVGTYSKLKPKKYGPYKVLKRINDNAYVIELPDFMGISNIFNVADLYEFREDEVLYPNHNSGSSSSEVEGTDVEQMADFIAVELEKGRSGNMQFCRPSSD; this is encoded by the exons ATGGGTGATCGAGAAGCTGATGTCCCAACCCCAATTACCCGAGCAGATCTGGACGCTCAAAACCGACTGATCGACAACCTAACCAACCAATTTGGGGAGATGCGAGAATTGTTGTTGCAAGCTCTTGGTGGCAACAATAGGAGAGAAGGCAGAGATAACGAAAGAAGAGATGGCGAGAGAAGAGACAATAGGAGGCAACTTAATCCGGATAGTGAGTCCGAGTCAGAAGAAGAACTTGAAGAACCACCACCGCCGGCTAATAATCCTCGTCATCATAATCGTAATTACGAGAATTTTGGCGATTATCGGATTAAAGCAGAAATTCCTAACTTTtggggaaatctgaagattgAAGACTTCTTGGATTGGCTTGTAGAAGTGGAGAGGTTTTTCGATATTATGGAGGTTCCTGAGCATAAGATGGTGAAGATGGTAGCTTTCCGCCTTAAAGCTACAGCAGCTGTTTGGTGGGATCAATTGCAAAATTTACGGCAGAGGCAAGGAAAACAGAGGGTTCGAACATGGCGGAAGATGAAGTCGCTTATGATGGAACGATTCTTGCCCACAGATTATGAGCAGATTCTCTACCGTATGTACCTAGGCTGTGCGCAAGGCACCCGTTCGGTTTCTGAGTATACCGAAGAGTTCATGCGTTTGGCAGAGCGAAACCATTTGACCGAGACTGACAATCAAAAGGTCGCAAGGTACAACAATGGGCTGAAAATTTCCATCCAGGAAAAAATTGGCATGCAGAATATATGGACTTTGCAGGAGGCGATTAACATGGCATTGAAGGCTAAACTGTTGGAGAAGGAGAAACGCCAACCCAACTTCCGCAGGAATGCGACGGAAGCCTCTGATTATACTGCTGGTGCTTCTAGTGGCGCAGGAGATAAGGGGAAAGCACAGCAGCAGAGTTCTGGAGGGATGACAAAACCAACAACAGTtggccaaaacaaaaacttcaacGAGGGCAGCAGCCGGAATTACAACAGAGGGCAGCCCCGAAACCAGTCCCAGAATCCGTATGCTAAGCCCATGACGGACATATGTTACCGTTGCCAAAAACCAGGGCATCGTTCTAATGTTTGTCCAGAGCGGAAGCAGGTTAACTTTATCGAAGAAGccgatgaagatgaagaaaacgATGAAGTCGGGGAAAATGATTATGCAGGGGCTGAATTTGCAGTTGAAGAAGGAATGGAGAAGATTACCCTAGTTTTGCAGAGAGTTCTTTTGGCACCAAAGGAGGAGGGGCAGCGTCATAATATTTTTCGTTCCCTCTGCTCAATCAAAAACAAGGTTTGTGATGTGATCGTCGACAATGGAAGTTGCGAGAATTTcgtgtcaaagaaattggtggAATATTTGCAGCTATCAACGGAGCCACATGTCAGCCCTTACTCACTAGGTTGGGTTAAAAAAGGCTCTTCGGTTCGTGTAGCTGAGACTTGCCGTGTGCCGCTGTCTATTGGTAAGCATTACAGAGATGATGTCTTATGTGATGTTATTGACATGGATGCATGCCATATTTTATTAGGGCGTCCTTGGCAATTTGATGTGGATGCGACTTTCAAGGGACGAGATAATGTCATTCTGTTCTCTTGGAACAACCGGAAAATTGCAATGGCAACTACACAGCCCTCAAAACCCTCT GGGTTGTTAAAACTTGGCCGAGGAGGAGGTGACATTCCACAAGATGTGCAGCAGATTTTGTCTCAATTTCAGGaattattttctgaaaatCTACCAAACGAGCTGCCACCTATGCGGGACATACAACACCGAATTGACTTGGTGCCTGGAGCTAGCCTTCCGAATCTGCCCCATTATCGGATGAGCCCCAAGGAGAATGACATCCTCAGAGAGCAGATTGAAGAATTACTGCGGAAGGGATTTATCAGGGAGAGTTTGAGTCCCTGCGCAGTTCCTGTTTTGTTGGTTCCGAAGAAAGACAAGACTTGGCGAATGTGTGTTGACAGCCGAGCAATCAACAAGATAACAGTGAAGTACAGGTTTCCCATTCCACGATTGGAGAATATGCTGGATGTTCTTAGCGGCTCAAAGGTGTTTTCCAAGATAGATTTGCGAAGCGGTTATCACCAGATTCGCATCAGACCTGGCGACGAATGGAAAACAGCGTTCAAGAGCAAGGACGGATTATTTGAATGGTTGGTGATGCCATTCGGATTGTCAAATGCGCCTAGCACCTTCATGAGACTCATGAATCAGGTTCTTCGACCATTTATTGGCTCTTTTGTCGTGGTTTATTTCGATGACATTTTAATTTACAGCACCACAAAAGAAGAACATCTTGTGCATTTGAGGCAAGTTTTAGacgttttgagagaaaataaactGTTTGTGAACCTTAAAAAATGTACTTTCTGCACAAATAAGCTACTgttcttgggttttgttgttggtgaGAATGGTATCCAGGTTGACGACGAGAAGATCAAGGCAATCCTTGACTGGCCAGCTCCAAAAACAGTTTCTGAA AAGGGCCGGTTCAATTGGGGAGAGGAGCAAGAGAGGAGCTTtgcagaaataaaagaaaagctttGCACCGCGCCAGTTTTAGCCCTTCCAAACTTTGAGAAAGTTTTCGAAGTTGAATGTGATGCCAGCGGTGTGGGAGTCGGAGCTGTGCTTTCACAAGACAAGCGGCCAGTTGCATTCTTCTCTGAAAAATTGAGCGATGCACGTCAAAAGTGGAGTACTTATGACCAAGAGTTCTATGCGGTTGTTCGGGCTTTGAAGCAATGGAAGCACTATCTTATCCAGAaggaatttgttttatttacagATCATCAAGCGTTGAAGTATATTAACAGCCagaaaaatattgataaaatGCATGCTAGATGGGTGACTTTCTTGCAGAAATTCTCGTTCGTTATCAA GGAGAAGCTCATTCGGGACTTGCATGGTGGAGGGTTGAGTG TCCATAGTGCCACCGGGAAGTCtccattttccattgtttaTACTGCTATGCCTAACCATGTTGTAGATTTGGTGAAACTGCCTAGAGGCCAACAAACCAGTGTGGCagcaaaaaaatttg TCAAGCAGAAACTTGAGCAAACTAATGCTAAGTACAAAGCTGCTGCGGATAAGCATAGGCGAGTTAAAGTGTTTCAGGAAggtgattctgtgatgatatTTCTGAGGAAGGAGAGGTTTCCAGTTGGCACATATAGCAagcttaaaccaaaaaaatatggtCCTTACAAAGTGCTCAAACGGATCAATGATAATGCCTATGTTATTGAGTTACCAGATTTCATGGGAATAtccaatatttttaatgttgcAGATTTATATGAGTTCCGTGAAGATGAGGTCCTTTATCCAAATCATAACTCGGGGTCGAGTTCCTCGGAGGTGGAGGGGACtgatgtagaacagatggCAGATTTTATCGCGGTTGAGCTAGAAAAAGGACGTAGCGGGAATATGCAGTTTTGTCGTCCAAGCTCCGATTAG